The Dasypus novemcinctus isolate mDasNov1 chromosome 12, mDasNov1.1.hap2, whole genome shotgun sequence genome includes a window with the following:
- the MDM2 gene encoding E3 ubiquitin-protein ligase Mdm2 isoform X1, which yields MNRTGEPRKTPAPGAKNPAWQMCNTNMSVSTDGAVSTSQIPASEQETLVRPKPLLLKLLKSVGAQKDTYTMKEVIFYLGQYIMAKRLYDEKQQHIVYCSNDLLGDLFGVPSFSVKEHRKIYTMIYRNLVVVNQQEPSDSGTSVSENSCHLEDGSNQKDPVQELQEEKPSSSHLISRPTTSSRRRAISETEENSDDLTGERQRKRHKSDSISLSFDESLALCVIREICCERTSSSESTETPSNPDLDAGISEHSGDWLDQDSVSDQFSVEFEVESLDSEDYSLSEEGQELSDDDDEIYRVTVYKAGESDTDSFEEDPEISLADYWKCTSCNEMNPPLPPHCNRCWALRENWLPEDKGKDKGKIPERAKLENSTHVEEGFDVPDCRKMTVNDSKESCVEENDDKITQASQSQESEDYSQPSTSSSIIYSSQEDVRESEREETQDKEENVESSFPLNAIEPCVICQGRPKNGCIVHGKTGHLMACFTCAKKLKKRNKPCPVCRQPIEMIVLTYFP from the exons GTTAGACCAAAGCCATTGCTGTTAAAGTTGCTAAAGTCTGTTGGTGCACAAAAAGATACATACACAATGAAAGAG GTTATATTTTATCTTGGCCAGTATATTATGGCCAAACGATTATATGACGAGAAGCAACAACATATTGTATATTGTTCAAATGATCTTCTAGGGGATTTGTTTGGAGTGCCAAGCTTTTCCGTGAAAGAGCACAG GAAAATATATACAATGATCTACAGAAACTTGGTAGTAGTCAATCAGCAGG aaccATCAGATTCAGGCACATCTGTAAGTGAAAACAGTTGTCACCTTGAAGATGGCAGCAATCAAAAG GACCCTGTGCAAGAGTTGCAAGAAGAGAAACCTTCATCCTCACATTTGATTTCTAGACCAACTACCTCATCTAGAAGGAGAGCAATTAGTGAGACAG AAGAAAATTCAGATGACTTAACTGGTGAACGACAAAGAAAGCGCCACAAATCGGATAGTATTTCCCTTTCCTTTGATGAAAGCCTTGCTCTGTGTGTAATAAGGGAGATATGTTGTGAAAGAACCAGTAGCAGTGAATCAACAGAGACTCCATCAAATCCG gatcTTGATGCTGGTATAAGTGAACATTCTGGTGATTGGTTGGATCAGGATTCAGTTTCAGATCAATTCAGTGTAGAATTTGAAGTTGAATCTCTTGACTCAGAAGATTATAGCCTTAGTGAAGAAGGACAAGAACTCTCAGATGACGATGATGAg ATATATCGAGTTACTGTATATAAAGCAGGGGAGAGTGATACAGATTCATTTGAAGAAGATCCTGAAATTTCCTTAGCT GATTATTGGAAGTGTACTTCATGCAATGAAATGAATCCTCCCCTTCCACCGCATTGCAACAGATGTTGGGCCCTTCGTGAGAATTGGCTTcctgaagataaaggaaaggataaagggaaaatacctgAGAGAGCCAAATTAGAAAACTCAACTCATGTAGAAGAGGGTTTTGATGTTCCTGATTGCAGAAAAATGACGGTGAACGACTCTAAAGAGTCATGTGTTGAGGAAAATGATGATAAAATCACACAAGCCTCCCAATCCCAAGAAAGTGAGGACTATTCTCAACCATCAACTTCTAGCAGCATCATTTATAGCAGTCAAGAAGATGTCAGAGAGTCTGAGAGGGAAGAAACacaagataaagaagaaaatgtggaatcTAGTTTCCCCCTTAATGCCATTGAACCTTGTGTGATTTGCCAGGGTCGACCTAAAAATGGCTGCATCGTCCATGGCAAAACAGGGCATCTAATGGCATGTTTTACATGTGCAAAGAAGCTAAAAAAACGAAATAAGCCCTGTCCAGTATGTAGGCAACCAATTGAAATGATTGTGCTAACTTATTTCCCCTAG
- the MDM2 gene encoding E3 ubiquitin-protein ligase Mdm2 isoform X2, with protein MCNTNMSVSTDGAVSTSQIPASEQETLVRPKPLLLKLLKSVGAQKDTYTMKEVIFYLGQYIMAKRLYDEKQQHIVYCSNDLLGDLFGVPSFSVKEHRKIYTMIYRNLVVVNQQEPSDSGTSVSENSCHLEDGSNQKDPVQELQEEKPSSSHLISRPTTSSRRRAISETEENSDDLTGERQRKRHKSDSISLSFDESLALCVIREICCERTSSSESTETPSNPDLDAGISEHSGDWLDQDSVSDQFSVEFEVESLDSEDYSLSEEGQELSDDDDEIYRVTVYKAGESDTDSFEEDPEISLADYWKCTSCNEMNPPLPPHCNRCWALRENWLPEDKGKDKGKIPERAKLENSTHVEEGFDVPDCRKMTVNDSKESCVEENDDKITQASQSQESEDYSQPSTSSSIIYSSQEDVRESEREETQDKEENVESSFPLNAIEPCVICQGRPKNGCIVHGKTGHLMACFTCAKKLKKRNKPCPVCRQPIEMIVLTYFP; from the exons GTTAGACCAAAGCCATTGCTGTTAAAGTTGCTAAAGTCTGTTGGTGCACAAAAAGATACATACACAATGAAAGAG GTTATATTTTATCTTGGCCAGTATATTATGGCCAAACGATTATATGACGAGAAGCAACAACATATTGTATATTGTTCAAATGATCTTCTAGGGGATTTGTTTGGAGTGCCAAGCTTTTCCGTGAAAGAGCACAG GAAAATATATACAATGATCTACAGAAACTTGGTAGTAGTCAATCAGCAGG aaccATCAGATTCAGGCACATCTGTAAGTGAAAACAGTTGTCACCTTGAAGATGGCAGCAATCAAAAG GACCCTGTGCAAGAGTTGCAAGAAGAGAAACCTTCATCCTCACATTTGATTTCTAGACCAACTACCTCATCTAGAAGGAGAGCAATTAGTGAGACAG AAGAAAATTCAGATGACTTAACTGGTGAACGACAAAGAAAGCGCCACAAATCGGATAGTATTTCCCTTTCCTTTGATGAAAGCCTTGCTCTGTGTGTAATAAGGGAGATATGTTGTGAAAGAACCAGTAGCAGTGAATCAACAGAGACTCCATCAAATCCG gatcTTGATGCTGGTATAAGTGAACATTCTGGTGATTGGTTGGATCAGGATTCAGTTTCAGATCAATTCAGTGTAGAATTTGAAGTTGAATCTCTTGACTCAGAAGATTATAGCCTTAGTGAAGAAGGACAAGAACTCTCAGATGACGATGATGAg ATATATCGAGTTACTGTATATAAAGCAGGGGAGAGTGATACAGATTCATTTGAAGAAGATCCTGAAATTTCCTTAGCT GATTATTGGAAGTGTACTTCATGCAATGAAATGAATCCTCCCCTTCCACCGCATTGCAACAGATGTTGGGCCCTTCGTGAGAATTGGCTTcctgaagataaaggaaaggataaagggaaaatacctgAGAGAGCCAAATTAGAAAACTCAACTCATGTAGAAGAGGGTTTTGATGTTCCTGATTGCAGAAAAATGACGGTGAACGACTCTAAAGAGTCATGTGTTGAGGAAAATGATGATAAAATCACACAAGCCTCCCAATCCCAAGAAAGTGAGGACTATTCTCAACCATCAACTTCTAGCAGCATCATTTATAGCAGTCAAGAAGATGTCAGAGAGTCTGAGAGGGAAGAAACacaagataaagaagaaaatgtggaatcTAGTTTCCCCCTTAATGCCATTGAACCTTGTGTGATTTGCCAGGGTCGACCTAAAAATGGCTGCATCGTCCATGGCAAAACAGGGCATCTAATGGCATGTTTTACATGTGCAAAGAAGCTAAAAAAACGAAATAAGCCCTGTCCAGTATGTAGGCAACCAATTGAAATGATTGTGCTAACTTATTTCCCCTAG